ACTGTCGGTCAAATCTTTCCACGTACCTGCAACACCTTTGACATCTGCTTGTACGCCAAGCTTCCCTTCACTACCCACCTCACGCGCCACCCGCGTCACTTCACTGGCAAAGGAACTTAATTGATCCACCATTATATTGATGGTGTTTTTCAGTTCGAGAATTTCCCCTTTGACATCTACAGTAATTTTCTTAGAAAGGTCGCCTGTTGCGATCGCTGTCGTGACTTCGGCAATATTCCGCACCTGCGACGTCAAGCTTCCCGCCATTAAGTTTACGTTGTCGGTCAAGTCTTTCCATGTCCCAGCTACCCCTGGGACTTCAGCTTGCACGCCCAACTTCCCTTCGGTTCCTACCTCTCGCGCTACCCGCGTCACTTCACTAGCAAATGAATTGAGTTGATCCACCATCGTATTAATGGTATTCTTCAACTCCAAAATTTCCCCTTTGACATCGACAGTAATCTTTTTAGAAAGGTCGCCAGTTGCTACAGCCGTGGTCACTTCGGCAATATTCCGCACTTGTGCCGTCAAACTGCCCGCCATAAAGTTCACGCTGTCAGTCAAATCTTTCCAAGTACCTGCCACACCTCGGACTTCAGCTTGACCGCCCAACTTTCCTTCTGCACCCACCTCACGCGCTACCCGCGTCACTTCACTGGCAAAAGAATTTAGTTGATCCACCATGATGTTGACGGTGTTTTTCAAATCTAAAATTTCGCCTTTGACATCAACAGTAATCTTTTTAGAAAGGTCGCCATTAGCTACAGCGGTGGTGACTTCGGCAATGTTGCGGAGTTGTGCCGTTAAGTTACCCGCCATCAAATTCACATTATCAGTTAAGTCTTTCCAAGTTCCTGCAACACCTTGAACTTCAGCTTGTACGCCCAGCTTACCTTCAGTTCCTACCTCACGCGCTACTCGTGTTACTTCACTAGCAAAAGAGTTGAGTTGATCCACCATGATGTTAACGGTGTTTTTCAACTCTAAAATTTCGCCTTTGACATTAACAGTAATCTTTTTAGAAAGGTCGCCATTAGCTACAGCAGTGGTGACTTCGGCAATGTTGCGGAGTTGTGCCGTCAAGTTACCTGCCATAAAGTTAACGTTATCAGTCAAGTCCTTCCAAGTTCCGGCGACGCCTCTAACCTGTGCTTGCACGCCCAGCTTTCCTTCAGTTCCCACTTCACGGGCAACCCGCGTCACTTCACTAGCAAAGGAATTGAGCTGATCCACCATCGTGTTAACCATTACGGCAGTTTGCAGGAATTCACCTTTGAGGGGTCTGCCTTCAATTTCTGGTGCAATGGTTTGGGATAAGTCGCCATTAGCTACAGCCCGGATAACACGCGCTGTTTCCGCTGTTGGTTGAACTAAATCTGTAATTAGAGTATTGACAGAAGTTACACAATCTGACCAGGAACCGCGAACATTTCCTAAAGAAGCGCGTTCGGAAATTTTGCCTTCTTTACCTACGACATTACCGATTCGCTGTAACTCTGCCGCCATCCGCTCATTTTGCTCAATAATATCGTTGAGCGTATCGGCTACTTTTCCGGCTATACCAGTTTGGTCTATGGGCATCCGAGCAGAAAAGTCACCTCGTTTGACAGCAGTCAGCGTTTTTAATAGTTGTTTTAAATCGAGTTCGTCGCTGTCTTTAGTTAACTGTTCAGTCGCCATAGCCTTATCCTTATAAAAATTTTTGTGCTTTTTGCACTTTGTATCTGTTTTCAGGTACTTTCAAGTAATACTTAGCGTTTGCTCACTTTGAGGCAATAGTTGGGTTAATTTACGTGAAGTACTTTTGTTAGCTATTTCTGGAGTCCCCTAGATAATCATAGCTAGCCATTCTCTCTCGTAGATGTCTAGCAAATATTTTTAAATATAGATAAAGTTAACGGGTAACTCTCAGAATTTCCATATTAACAAGACTTACGCAAGAAGATTCTTTGGTTTGCTAACAATACAAAACTTGGGTGGAGAGTGGAATCTTACTTCCGATGGAAGAAGCGTTTCTAACTTAGAAGTTATAAGAATTCCTAGCCGACTTTATTTTACTCTCGGCTACTTTTTCAAGTAGTAATTTTAACGCGATAAGAGTATGTGATGTTTCCACTATGGTTACAAGCAGCTTTTTGGGGTTTAGTTGGTGGTTCTGCATTACTATTGGGTTGTGCAATCGGCTACTACGTCAAAATTTCTCAACGAGTGATTGCTGCAATTATGGCTTTTGGTGCTGGGGTACTTATCTCAGCTTTATCATTCGAGTTAATGGATGAAGCTTATCGACGTGGTGGTTTTGACTCAACAGCTATTGGATTTGTGAGCGGTGCTGTCGTTTACACAGTAGCTAACTTATTTTTAGCATCCAAGGGTGCTAAACATCGTAAGCGCTCAGGTCAACATCAGCCATCTGAGGCAGAACAGGACGGTAGTGGACTAGCGATCGCTCTTGGTGCTTTACTTGATGGAATCCCAGAGTCTATTGTCATTGGCATCAGTATGCTCGAAGGCGGTGTTGTTAGTTGGGTAACTGTAGCGGCGGTTTTTCTTTCCAATATTCCTGAAGGATTATCTAGCGCTGCTGGGATGAAACAAGCTGGACGTTCAACTACTTATATTTTCGGTATTTGGGGAAGTATTGCTTTGATATCTGGCATCGCTGCACTTTTGGGCTATGCTTTATTTTCTCACTTCTCAGTAGAAGTGATTGCTGCAACTACTGCTGTGGCAGCAGGAGCGATTTTGGCAATGCTCACAGATACAATGATTCCTGAAGCCTTCGCGCAAGCACATGATTTTGCTGGATTAATTACTGTGCTTGGGTTCCTTGCTGCTTTTGTTCTCAGCAAACTGTGACACTTGCATCTTTGCTAACAATCTTAAATAAATTAGATAATAAACAAAAGGCGATGCACTGCCAAAAAAGTTAGCGATCGCCTCATACAATTTGATTGGGTAATTTGATTAACTTGCAACAGCAAGTTGCTTTTTACGGGTG
This region of Nostoc sp. UHCC 0302 genomic DNA includes:
- a CDS encoding ZIP family zinc transporter, whose protein sequence is MFPLWLQAAFWGLVGGSALLLGCAIGYYVKISQRVIAAIMAFGAGVLISALSFELMDEAYRRGGFDSTAIGFVSGAVVYTVANLFLASKGAKHRKRSGQHQPSEAEQDGSGLAIALGALLDGIPESIVIGISMLEGGVVSWVTVAAVFLSNIPEGLSSAAGMKQAGRSTTYIFGIWGSIALISGIAALLGYALFSHFSVEVIAATTAVAAGAILAMLTDTMIPEAFAQAHDFAGLITVLGFLAAFVLSKL